A genomic region of Thermodesulfobium narugense DSM 14796 contains the following coding sequences:
- a CDS encoding O-antigen ligase family protein, which produces MLSLMIFVYPVVIFYPWNITQSFSFPKLFLISLFCIIFSIYSIKKAKGVSVVTLFLILFFLLSLLLSVFVAPSKVYAILGQSARLTGLLFYLIFLSFVWLIVQQKFKERDLFKIFLSIILSSIIPLLYGLCEYSNFDFLNLEGYPGRLSTFFGQPNDYAVFLSIICLSTICFIYIYKRFIPLFYVIFELSFFELLLTYSRANIFGFFILFFSLLFFLKKEVLRFKGVSALLAIGVLVSIVLFFATPYTNPGWYGMGFSRQVGRVEDESLSQRITMWKASFDMFLKKPLTGYGLANYYPISSRFFDMSNSFFHWSARNMTFVDVPHNEFLEFLALGGLPLFVSFTLLVAFALYGNCISVFENKLNLISFFGFCATLIYIFFNFFVLSVSLFFFLFLALGLMHLSFKGKEIRLNIFPLVISVGCFCIFLYMGVYYNIDNGIYKINNNFQKVMVGTSALSFYPYDYYSYISLDDKYLLIAKSLPKSDKNLIEEMANSVERTSSLGLSLFPNDPVLYYYLGEANKLKGNYPEAKAYFLKSLEFHPFYEEPIIGLLDISCSYEDCRNSFKYANLLYKTSPDSLLTLVTLIRYNIKMHQYSDAKAFLGDIENLYPASPVIYVFKEFFMENTSSKPLS; this is translated from the coding sequence TTGCTATCTTTAATGATTTTTGTTTATCCTGTAGTAATTTTTTACCCATGGAACATAACCCAGTCCTTTTCTTTCCCAAAATTGTTTCTAATTTCTTTATTTTGTATTATCTTTTCTATATATTCTATAAAAAAGGCCAAAGGTGTTTCTGTTGTAACCCTTTTTCTGATTTTGTTTTTTCTACTTTCTCTTTTGCTTTCAGTTTTTGTAGCACCCTCTAAGGTTTATGCTATTTTAGGACAAAGCGCAAGACTTACAGGGCTTCTCTTTTATCTAATTTTTCTCAGTTTTGTGTGGCTTATTGTTCAGCAGAAATTTAAAGAACGGGATTTATTTAAAATTTTTCTCAGCATTATCCTGTCCTCTATAATTCCTCTTTTGTACGGTTTATGTGAGTATTCTAATTTCGATTTTCTAAACCTTGAAGGTTATCCTGGCAGACTTTCTACCTTTTTTGGACAACCAAATGATTATGCAGTGTTTTTATCTATTATTTGTCTTTCGACTATTTGTTTTATTTATATTTATAAGAGATTTATTCCATTGTTTTATGTAATTTTCGAACTTTCATTTTTTGAGCTACTATTGACTTATTCAAGGGCCAATATTTTTGGTTTTTTTATCTTGTTCTTTTCACTCTTATTTTTTTTAAAGAAAGAAGTTCTAAGATTTAAAGGGGTTAGTGCACTTTTAGCTATTGGCGTTCTTGTTTCTATAGTATTGTTTTTTGCTACCCCATATACAAATCCTGGGTGGTATGGGATGGGATTTAGTAGACAGGTTGGACGAGTAGAAGACGAATCTCTTTCTCAGAGAATTACGATGTGGAAGGCATCATTTGATATGTTTTTAAAAAAGCCTCTTACGGGCTATGGACTTGCAAATTATTATCCAATTTCGTCTAGATTTTTTGATATGTCAAACAGCTTCTTTCACTGGAGTGCGAGAAATATGACGTTTGTTGATGTCCCTCACAACGAATTTCTTGAATTTTTAGCGCTTGGTGGACTGCCATTGTTTGTTTCATTTACTCTTTTGGTAGCTTTTGCGCTTTATGGAAATTGTATTTCTGTTTTTGAGAACAAATTAAACCTGATATCATTTTTTGGATTTTGTGCAACTCTAATTTATATTTTCTTTAATTTTTTTGTATTGAGCGTATCGCTTTTTTTCTTTCTTTTTCTAGCTCTAGGATTAATGCATTTATCTTTCAAGGGGAAAGAGATCAGGTTAAACATTTTCCCTTTGGTTATTTCTGTAGGATGTTTTTGCATCTTTTTATATATGGGCGTCTATTACAACATTGATAATGGAATTTACAAAATAAATAACAATTTTCAAAAGGTTATGGTGGGAACATCTGCTTTATCTTTTTATCCATACGATTATTATTCATATATTAGCCTTGACGACAAGTATCTTCTTATTGCAAAAAGTTTGCCAAAGTCTGATAAGAATCTAATAGAAGAGATGGCTAACTCTGTGGAAAGAACCTCAAGTTTAGGTCTGAGCCTGTTTCCAAACGATCCCGTATTGTACTATTATTTGGGAGAAGCTAATAAGCTAAAAGGCAATTATCCTGAGGCTAAGGCATATTTTTTAAAATCTCTCGAGTTTCACCCCTTTTACGAAGAGCCAATAATAGGCTTGCTAGATATATCCTGTTCGTACGAAGATTGTAGGAACTCTTTCAAATATGCCAATCTTCTTTATAAGACCAGTCCGGATTCTCTTTTGACATTGGTTACTTTGATAAGATACAACATTAAAATGCATCAGTATTCTGATGCAAAAGCATTCTTGGGCGATATTGAAAACCTCTATCCTGCAAGTCCTGTCATATACGTTTTTAAAGAGTTTTTTATGGAAAATACCTCTTCAAAACCTCTTTCGTAA
- a CDS encoding amidohydrolase, with protein sequence MNDLLIENASILDVKSGKVLEGSNIYISNGTITGINVNKDCPQKINLNDNLVIPGLINAHTHAAMTLLRSYADDLALIDWLTNHIWPKEAQIINPETVYIGTLIACYEMAKNGITTFVDMYFYEDFVAKAAEEIGLRALIGEGVLSVPTPHAKGETQGIENTKKLIEKYKGSDLISPIVAPHAPYTCSDELLRELTQIAIRENCPLHIHLSESEKEFFDIQKEKNLTPTGYLEKLGVFEAKTFAAHVNYLTDNDITILKDYNVSVVHCPESNAKLASGICPVAKLIQSGVNVALGTDGAASNNNLDILGEMDFALKLQKISSKNPQTLKALDALQMATSKGAASIFKNDIGSIEVGKWADFLVIDRENPSMLPGHHPVSDLVYSATPDCILSVCVNGKWIIKNKEEQFDKEKIIKLTKEVLKRYFP encoded by the coding sequence ATGAACGATTTACTAATAGAAAACGCATCAATACTGGATGTAAAATCAGGAAAAGTTTTAGAGGGGTCAAACATATATATTTCCAACGGCACAATAACCGGCATAAACGTTAACAAAGACTGTCCACAAAAAATAAACCTAAACGATAATCTAGTAATTCCAGGTCTAATAAACGCACACACTCACGCCGCAATGACTCTTCTTCGAAGCTATGCAGACGATCTGGCCTTAATAGACTGGCTTACCAATCACATATGGCCCAAGGAGGCACAAATCATAAATCCTGAAACAGTTTATATAGGAACTCTTATTGCCTGTTATGAAATGGCAAAAAATGGCATTACTACATTTGTAGACATGTACTTTTATGAGGATTTTGTGGCAAAGGCCGCTGAAGAAATCGGCCTTAGGGCTTTAATTGGAGAAGGAGTTCTAAGCGTTCCAACACCTCATGCCAAGGGAGAGACACAAGGAATAGAAAATACAAAAAAATTAATAGAAAAATACAAAGGTAGCGACTTGATATCGCCTATTGTAGCGCCACACGCCCCATACACCTGTTCAGACGAACTATTAAGGGAGTTAACGCAAATTGCTATAAGGGAAAACTGCCCCCTTCACATCCATCTATCAGAATCAGAAAAGGAATTTTTTGACATACAAAAGGAAAAAAATCTTACTCCTACAGGATATCTTGAAAAATTAGGGGTTTTTGAGGCAAAAACATTTGCTGCCCACGTAAACTATTTAACCGATAATGATATAACTATTTTAAAAGATTACAATGTAAGTGTGGTTCATTGTCCAGAAAGTAACGCAAAGCTAGCTAGTGGAATATGCCCTGTAGCAAAACTCATCCAATCTGGGGTAAACGTAGCTCTTGGCACGGATGGAGCAGCAAGCAACAACAACCTCGACATACTTGGGGAAATGGACTTTGCCCTAAAACTCCAAAAGATATCCAGCAAAAACCCTCAAACGCTAAAAGCCCTTGATGCTCTTCAGATGGCCACTTCAAAAGGCGCTGCTTCAATATTCAAAAACGATATTGGAAGCATTGAGGTGGGAAAATGGGCTGATTTTCTGGTAATTGACAGAGAAAACCCATCAATGCTGCCAGGACATCACCCTGTAAGTGATTTGGTTTACAGCGCCACGCCTGACTGCATATTAAGCGTTTGTGTTAACGGAAAATGGATTATAAAGAATAAAGAAGAGCAGTTTGACAAAGAAAAGATAATAAAACTTACGAAAGAGGTTTTGAAGAGGTATTTTCCATAA